In Malus sylvestris chromosome 2, drMalSylv7.2, whole genome shotgun sequence, the genomic stretch GGAACTTTCTTGGCTGTAAAGACTAGAATAATACATGTAAAGGCTGCTGCATATAACACTTTACCTTTGAGTTAAACACTCATATCTTATATATTCGATTTTAGTTCGGTTTTAGTGGTGGGGATTATGTGATCTTACTAAGCTCCACACAAACATGACATCAATATGTTTGACCCTTTGTTTCTTCCATCCTTCTTGTTTAAGGATGAGTATTACTAGAACGACTAAAGCATGCAGCATACAAACAATCTTCTTCtcatttctttttctaatttttgcaAAAGATTTTGTAAGTGTCTTGTTCATGTAAACCCTATTTAAAATCAAATGGTTTGTTACAAAAGAGCTCTTAGTCGAGTTGTATTTTTCTATCTTCTGTTATATGAGACATTCAATGCTCTATGTGAAAAAGTTGAGATTTCACCATAAAGCAAATTGACGACATAAAGACTATAGTCCCATTTCTTATAAGGACTTGCaaggtttttattttgaaataataGGGATATGCAAGGTTGGTAAACATTCAATGTGGAGCATTTCTTCGCAGGCCCTGTGTGAGGTGAAATTTCAAGTCTGACACGTAAACAATACAAATTAAGTGACGTGGAATACATGTAGTCATTGAGCTTCACACGTGTACCAATATGCTATGATACAATGATTCAACGAAGGAAGTTACATGCAAGATTTAATAAccttaagggctggtttggtattgctgtgctttgaaaaaaagttgctgtgagaataagcggctgtactgtgagaataagcggctgtgaaataaatcagcagagtgtttagtaaacttttttgtaaaagtgcttttggaaaaaaaaaacagtctaatagtgggtcttttcattaaagaagcactgtagctccgtgtgctttgaaaaaaagctagttttccaaagctgcaaatagtagcttcagctttttcctttgatttcagcttattctcacagcagcttccaaaataagcctttttttttttttcagtttaccaaacatctaaaatcctcacagctttttttcatgggtgctatttttttaagcacctcactcccaaactaggtctaagCAAGTGGGGTGCTTTTTCATTGTGAGATGTTCCTTCATGTCCTCAAACTTAGAATCATACGGAGAACTTTCCAACATCATGGCTTACCGAATTCATTTTTTACGAGATTCTAAATTCGATTATCTCATTACTCGTTGATTTAGACGTCAGCCTAAAATAGTTTGTTCTAATATGTGGTTGGcccaaaaacaaaggtttcttCCTCTTCAAGTCCTTAAAGGGCATTTTCCCTTCACActattggatttggatttcaaTCACCTGTTCAAGGGCCTCATTGCTCGTCCTTCCTCGTTTTTATCTAAAAACCCAAAACATATCACTCACACAATcctttaaaaacccaaaacaccattacccccccccccccccaaaaaaaaaatccaactctctctaaaactcagccCACTTCACtgtaattcttaatttttttatagcaTACATTTCCTTCTGTTGAGGGATCTCTCAAAAAGTTTTATTTGAGGTGCACTTTGTGGTGCTCTCATTCCATAACTTTTTTCAATGTTCTAAACTGTCTATATTTTAGTGTATCATTTATAAATCATCAATTCAAAAATTAGATAAATCCAAAATCAATAACGTCCAATTGTAGGGTTACAAATGGACGGATACAGTTTTCAAAGAAACACTATTATGACTACTATTTAATCTAACAGTCAAATAATTCCAAATTTTGGTGGTTTTGGTAGACATGATATTTGAGAGAATGAGTAAAAGATGGACAATTAGATTGTCGAAATACGATGTGAAATGGACACTACAAAGGATCTTTCAATGGAAAGAGACTATATTATataaacaaacacacacacacccaaataCAACATACTTAGAAATTAGAAGAATAAATTGGTTGCGACCTTTTCATTTCCAAGATTCGAACTTTAAGTCACTAGACCGTAATAAACTCTATGTAGCTTAGGAACTCTTGTTTTGGTTTTTGCAAGTAGTCATATTATTGGTTTATGAACCGACAAGGGACAAAAATACAAATTGATATAATGAATTTTCAGAGATTGTCTCAAAAGAATATTGCAAAACCCTAGCTGTCAATTATTCTCTTCCATTTTCTGAAAATAGTAGCCaattcaacaacaacaagatCCCAAAATTGGTGCCAACTCAGACTGTCAATTAAGAAAGAATTACTTGAGAGTTGAGAGGGACGACAAAATGTGAATACTACATTGTGCTAGAGTCCACATACTACCAAGTCGATTACAAGCATTGCATTTTCGGCCTCTGAAAtaccttttaaataaaatgaactttaacgaaaaactcctggtactgtttattttaatgaaaaatcacattttttaactaaaaagtcaatcattgtactattcattttatcatttattttgtccttatcgttcaaagtcaaaatttttaagttttttttcattagtttccctTTAAATAAAAGAACCCAAACTCTCGTAGACACCTAAATTGATTGACAAATAAGTACAATGTTCATTTAGAGGAGAAAAATCATACAAGAGGACATCGTGCATTTAAGTGGCCTTTTTAAAACTTTATCAAAActatcaacttattaaaagaaaaaagaatgtccCACACTAAAAATACATTAACAAAATGAAACGAACTTAACCAACAATGATATAACTAAAAACAACATCACTATTAGTCTATTACTATAGcatgcttctctctctctctctctctctctctctctctctctctctctctctctctctctctctctcatatatgtaattaggggtgggcacttgaaaccgaaacacgaatcgaatCGAATTGCACCGAACGGTTTAATTTTgtggttttgaaacggtttcggtttcgaaACCGAACTGCAGCAAAGAAAACAGTTTGGTTTCAATTTTAGGTTTTCAAAACCACACCAAAACCGAAACTGCAccatataataaaattaataaataaatgttatattttaaacttttaattagTTTAGGTTACTAGACGATCATTATCATCTAGTTTTGCACTTCGACTCCTGAAGGCTGAAACACATCTTCATCTCCTTAACTCATCTTCTTAAAACTCATCTTTTCCTTAGCTCATCTTCTTGAAACTCATCTTCAATTCTGCGACTTGGTTGCTTCTGCTTGCATCTCTGCGAGTCTGCGACAGTGCGACCTGGTGCAGATTTGGTGCAGTTTTGCTGCAGTTTTTGCTGCagttttgatgcaattttgttgctgttttggtgctgtttttctgttgttttgctacttttttatgcaattttggtgctattttttggtgcatttttttttttgcagttttgcCATTGTTTTTTGCTGCAATTTTGTTGcatattcattaattaatatatgagaAAAATAAGATTGTCTTATGCATAAATAggtgtatattttaaattgtacattttttttctcaaaaaccaaaccgaaaccatttaaaaccgcaccgaaccgaaccaaatggtttggtttcatttcgattttggcttcaaaactgCACCACAAAAAATTTTGGTTTCGATTGTGATTTCACTCAAAACTGCACCGAACTGCACCGCGCCCACTCCTAGTATAATGTAATTAACAACAACatgaattttgttgtttttcaacaaaaagaaaaaaagaattgttGCTACGTTTTCTTATACTTTAATTGAATGGCGCTCAAGATTATGCAGAAATTAGGAAGGCTTTGCCAGAGTTGGAATCTTCTGCGACTTTCGTTAGTGTTAATGCTGGAATTTTCTGGTTTGTTTTCAAGCGTGCGTGTCAGATGATTCGTTTGTTTATTATGCATTTTGTAGTGGTGGTTGGGTGTATATTTGTTATTATTTCCggaaaaaattaaacaaattagaATAAAGGTAAACTTGAAAACGAGATGCATGACTTTGAAATATATCTATTCCCAATTTGAACAAGATATCATAGGCCAAGCAATGATGTTAGTGACCTAAAATAGTAACCCTGGCAGAGGAAGAAGTAAGTTATTACGTGATGCTAGAGATATATACAAATTTGTATACAACATGTGTTATTACGGAAGTGATGCTCTTACCAACCAAAACTATTAGCCCTTGCAGTTAACACATTATTTTTGGGGTATGCAATTGGGATTCTTATGGATTTTAGAAGAATTTGGAGGTGTATTTAAAAGCTCCATTAATATCCATTAAACTTCATAACAAAATCcgtataaattttttttcaaatccacTTATAGTTTATGTGAATTCATTAAAATTCACGTGAAGTCtatataaattcattaaaattcattaaaatttataagACTTTATCGGAGTccataattttattaaaattcatcaaaatctcAAATAAATACTCTCTGATTTTAATGAGAAAAGACTCTCAAAAGTGTGATTTTCATGGACTCTCTATCATCTCATGTTTGTGACATAATTTTCGtgccaatattataaaatattgtgccaaaaacataaTGTGGCGAAGAATTAGAAACTCACTTTGAAAGAGTCTCCTTTGCATTTCTCAATTTAATTcctaaataagaaaataaaaatagacgTTGTGTATGAATTAGGTCAACTAAAAGTTTTTTGCATGATATTATCTAAAAAATGAACTGTtattgtgacacaccccgacccgaaatGTCCATTAGGACTCCAATTCGagatgtgctggccgacacttggaaggtgacgaagccataaagtgtaagGATGtggaataaatttaaacctaagagtacCTAAATACCAGAGTACGCTGGTGAGCGGGAAATAACTCAcctcacacgtgacgttagagtaTAAGTATGTAGAGCATAGAGGATAAAGATTATACCCTCTGAGGTAGCCACCTAtcctgagatttgccaagaatcttcGTCAATACGAACTTTTAGcaattaaaacctggaggggcggaAAACAGAAagcgtgagtgggcaaaaacaaatgttttacaaaatcatttcatttatcaatatactaaccccttgctataaaacctgtataatttttccaaaaatagAATATATCAATAGATATCAATATATTTTCAAATCATGTTTCACATATCCGTAAATcaaaagtatgccatgccaaatatgAAATAGGATAAGTGATTCaggtgagaataagctcatggaaaataacatattagccggaacccctgcagaggtttgtacggctgaattcatagctcatcaatcaatccaaccggagtcacacaagtgacctgtacggcactacactgcacacgagtcggaaccactgaaatggtctgtacgacaagactgggtgtaatatagttatgctcactGCTACGCTCCCATGctagctgtgcgataaatcgctagtcacctacaagtcggaaccacctatgatggtctgtatgacaagactgtgcacctaaattggatccaatgtgagcatatggtgcgggaggtgacattatatacaggcATATGCCAGCTCTCTCTGGCTAAATTACAATCACCCTGGTGCAAGTTATGAGCTATCGTTTCTCAATCACATCTCACATAGCCAACCAAACATGTTCATCACACTactcaattcctcaaataaaCTTATATCTCATTTATTTCATCTCATATATTGTATGGCTGCACCTAACATTTCCTTAGgctgcctacataccctaaacagggattaAGTCGTTCGTAGTTCACATTAACCAACtataactcacctgatacttacctgagcgtccacagcaccataaTCATATAAATGCAACTATTACATGCATATTCAAAAGATAAAAACATTTGGCATAGtaattcaaagcatactttcatttaagtATATTTCTGGGAagtatatcaagtatataaatatatattgaaaaccaaaggtccactcacctggagtccacaCTACAACTCCCTAGAACGAGTACCGAGGCGTCCCGATCGATCGacgcctaaaacaataatcgAATCACATCTCAGCACTCTTATCAATAAAATACGTAACTCACATATAACATATCCTCCAGGATAATTTAGAATGGTTTAAGACCCATTAACCAAAAGTCATCCGCCGACCAAAGTTCGACGATAAGATCACAATTCTACAtaactcgatccggaagatTTGCATCTCAGATTTCCGATCCATAACTTCCCATGAATCACATTATGCTTATGAAACAACATGCTAAAGTTTTGTTATGATTCAACGGTTGGATCTTCGCTAATTTCCAAAACCGAGTGGCaattaaccttttattttatgaacttacaaatccaattcgggaagatccgtacgtcagatttccaatccgtaagttccaatgatccttaaatattacgtattgcaatgtatcaaagtttggtgatgatctaacagttggatcgtcgattcatattttcacctaaccacacATCGAAACGAATTTAAGTTCAAACGATTAACCAACGTTAAGCCACtaccaaaactgaactcaagacacCAATTAAAGCATAAAAGTAACATTGGCGGTCCACTGGCCACGCGtcgccgtgggtggcggtcggcgGCCCTGGCTTGCCAGAAAATCCAAcgatttccaaaaattaccaaaatttacagaaatgaagatctcaatgagtagagcaactttcatacctgtggccaaggccaattcGGTCGGCAAAGCCTCCAATTTCAACAAAACCTGTCGGAAACCCTAGGTTTTAGGTGTGCTCAATCCGACTCCAAAACAACTCCGTTGTCCCAACCATTGCTTAGGCTTTGATCTATGCCTCAAGAGGATGCTATGAGTGGTGGTAGTTGGAAGAATTGCTTCGGGATTTGGTGATTCGAAGCCAAAGTCGCCGCACCCTTTCTTGCGGGTTCTTCCATTTTCAAAGTCAAATCTCtccaaatttgagatggaaTGGAGAGAGGGAAGGTCGTGGAGGAGTTTCCAAGTAGTTTCTTGTAGCAATTCGTCGAAAAAATGGGTGAAAATCGTTGAAAAATGAGGTGTTTGCCGACCGGGTCGAAAACGGGTTGCGGGTCAAGGGGATCCGGCTGATCCCCTTCCTCTTTTCCTCTCCTTTCCCTTCTTTCCTCGGATTCTGATTGGTCCTTCACTTCTCTCACTGTTCCAATTGGTCCATCTCCTCTTTCCTTGGTTGGGCAGCCAatcccccttcttcttcttttttgtttctgaTTGGGCAGTCCATTTCTCCCCCCTCTAACTGGGCAGTGCCCAAACCTTTAATTCCCCTTTCCAAAACTGAAATTCTAccacaaataattaaattactAAAATGTCCCAAACTTCAAACATCAATATCTTCTGCGGTATAGCTCGAATTCACGAATCGTCTACGCCCACACGTCCGTAatgacgagtactacgagggtATGCCAAGAAAACAAATATTAGGTGACACGACACCGTAAATAACCTCAATCAATAcacgtgcctcaaagggcaATTTCGTAAAATCacttaataaaattataaaaatcataatttttccaAGATAGGCTGTCACAtattggcactctaaaaatttcattttgcacTCCTAACTTACtataattagaagaaaaatacacttgtgaggagtgtagaatgagatttttaaagtgctaataacagttcacATCTAAGAAATATGGATaaaatagagtaaattgtagcaatggttcgtcaactttaatcaaattagagcaatggtccatcaactaaaaattcattatcattggtccctcaactcatcaaaatgtgtagctatgacTATTTTCGTTAATTctgtcagaattttgtcaaaataatttatgttggaatgaccattactataattggggtccctcaactcatcaaaacatgtagTTATAGTTATTTTCAtcaacttcgtcagaattttgtcaaaatgagttatgttggaagaatcattgctacaattgggttacaATTAAGGGataatttctccagttgaattaaagttgatggactaatgataatgaatttttagttgagagatcatagctacacgttttgatgaattgaggaacaaatggtaattgatttttagttaatgaaccattgctccaattgagttaaagttaagaaatcattgctacaatttatttAGATAAAATAGGTGTGACCAAAGCACTATGAGTCCTCATGCAGCCATAAACAAAGAAATATGATTctcttctctcatctttccaacgtctcctctcacattcttttatttttttctttatcttaccataaaaaattaatataagatgttgacgtagcttaacaGTGTGAGCGGAGAATCCTACTCACAAACAAAAGTTTGATACTTGCTGAAATTTTCCCGGAAAATAGCAGATTCCTGTTTAGATTTTTCTCATCACCCCAACGCCTTTGATGGCCAATCATTTGTTGCTTCTACCAAATCCGCCATAAGAACGTTGAAAAATGGCTTTCAGTCTACGCACTCAGTCCCACTCCATCAATAAACCATGCCATCATCAGCAGCCACCAATTTTTTCCACCACCCAAACCTCAGAATCTTCCCCCGCCGTTCTTATCGGCTCAAATATCTGAAACCCATTTCTTCTTTTCCCAGATTTCGCGCCAAAAAACTGGATTTCTCAGGTGGATTCGTCCCCAAGAAAGCTGTTTCGGGGCGGAGGAGCAgagtcatggcttcgaattccatGGTTGAGCTGATAAAGATGCTGCCTTCTCGAAACGCCGACGGCGAAGACAGCGGCGGAGAGATTCAGCCTGAAGATTATATTGATGGTCCTTCAGAGTTGAGTCCTTTGATTGTGGATAATGGGTTGGAATCGAAACTCAATCGACTGGTAGGTTTCaactttcatgttttcttttcaatttttttcatagaAGCCCTCGATAACATTACActttatataaattaaaaaaaaacgtttCAAACCCGATAGTTTAGaactaataattaataaaagcaCGACCTCGAAGTGTTTTgtataaaatttatagttgtcgggtttttattttgagaattttaacgaaaaactttcgtactgtttattttaacgaaaaatcatatttttatactaaaaaactaatcatgatactatttacgttaccctttattttgtcattttcgttagactcaaagtttttaaagttttttcattagttttcatttttattttttgttggaatGACGTTAAGGGATTGGTTTGGGTTGGATGCAGAGCAAGTGGATTATATCTGCCCTTTTTGCTGTGGTGATTCTGTGGAGGCATGATGGAGAAGCCCTGTGGGCTGCAATGGGGTCTGTTGCAAATTCAATCCTATCTGTTATACTCAAAAGGATACTGAACCAGGAGAGGCCAATTCCGTCGTTGAGATCGGAGCCCGGAATGCCTTCTTCCCACGCGCAATCCATCTTCTACGTTGTTACGTTCACTATTTGGTCAAGTAATCTCTCTTATCCCTCTCgatattgtttttttctttctgttaacTGAATGCTTTAGGTTGAGATGTAATGTATGGTTTTTAACAGCAGAATGCCCGCCCTCTTGCACCCAAGTTGAATCCCCCTCCCCGTAGATTAGAGTATATCGCCTTTGCGGCGAGCTGGGAAATTCTAAACTTTGGCCTAGTAAATCACCTTTTTGTGGGATATCAAATTGGTATACCACGTTTCATATGAAAGAGTCCGTCTTTAGGGTTTTTTCTAGTGTGACTTCATCTCTGCTCTGAATCTGATACCACGAAAGGTGTTGGAATTCGACGAAAACtagttttcttgttcttgtcaGTCAAATATCAACTTGCTACCTCTGTTTTCTCATCCAATAATGTTGCCTGTGTGTTGCTATTGCAGTTGTGGAATGGCTAGGGGTAAATGTAATTTCCATCTCCGTCGGAGCGTTTGCCTTAGCGTTTGGTACATATTTTGTAAGTACTCAATCCTGTTCTGCATTCAGTTAAATAATGCTTTGAAGCTTGGCTACATATTTGAGAGTGTTCAAGTTCTTTAGTTGATCCCCTACTCAAAACATCACAAATTTGCTAACCACCCTTAATTGGGGTTGAGCATTACGACCATATTATGCGTCACTGGATGAGTTTGATTTAATCAACCGGTACACAAATCTTAGAAATTGAATTCATCCAATGGCGTGTAATGTGGTGGTAAAGCTCGCAATCTCAATAGACGCTGCAAatgcaaaaaattaacaaccaaCGATATGCCTTCAGATTGCTTATGTATATCTTTACTATTCGTTTTTGCAGACATGGTTACGAGTCTCGCAAAAGCTTCATACGCTTAGCCAAGTCATTGTGGGTGCTGCGTTCGGAACCATTTTCTCCATCTTTTGGTTCTGGTCATGGAATGCTTTTGTGCAGAAAGCGTTTGTTACCACTTTATGGGTTCAAATAGTTGTAGTTTTGGGGGCTGCTGGATTTTGCCTAGGATTTCTTGTGCATGTAATTCGTAATTGGTTTAGGGCTTAGGGCTTGGGGCTCAGGGATGAAAGGTGAAAAACCATGTAAATTGAAAAAGCGTATGAATGAGTGACAAAATGATTCAAACAATATCTTCTTGTTTCGACAGCTAACTGTATAGGAGAAAAACTTACATGCAATCCGGACTTCTTGAACCCAGCATGCAGCACCCTTTGAATTATATTGATGCAGCAGACTTTTCTGGAAAACTTTCTCGAGTGAATATCAAATTGCAAGCAAGCATAGTTTTGCAAAAATAAGTGCTAATCATCTGAATATGAAGATCTGGTGGTATCAGTTAGCCCTCTGATGTTGACAAAGCCGAAACCTCTACTGAAGCATGCAATTTCGCAGATGAGACAGTTCGAGAGTTTCCATGCCTTCGATAATGCTTGACCTTTTAACGTGACCCTGGATCCAGATTTTCCTGTGATTTCCAATCCTCGAGCCACAGCTAAGGAAGCAATTTCATCTGGTTCCATATGGTTCTTTACTACATAACTATGCCTTGAGAAACTCTCCACATAATATAAACTGGACTTTTGCAAGGAATTGAACGTAACTCCATCAAATCGGAGAGATTAGCTTTAAGTTTCAATGGATTAAATACTAATCTTCAGTGTCCATTAATGAAGAACCAATTTCCTGAAAAGTATCTTCTGCCTTTGAAGCTAGTAATTCCAGTACACTGTATATATCATCAACTTGTGGATGAGACCGATCTCCGGCAACAAATGCAGAAAGTCGATCCCTGACCTTTATCCAAGACCATCCCGGCTCCTTAATTACCCCCTTTGATCTCATCATTTTCCTTACTTCTGCTGCTTCCCTCCATTTTCCTCTAGCAGCATACATGTTAGCCAGGGTTATGTGAGTCACTGCACAATTCGGATCCAATTTAAGGATCTCATCTGCAGCACGTCTTCCACAGTCGACATCACCATGGAGCCTACAAGCTCTAAGGAGAATAGACCAAACAACATCATCCTGTTGAAATGGCATACATTTGATCATATGCTCTGCCTCACTTAACCGTCCAGCTCGACAGAGGAGATCAATCATGCAGCCGTAGTGTTCTTTTGCAGGATTACTCCCAAAGTCATTTTTCATTGAATTGAAGTAGCGGAAACCAAGATCAACCAATCCAGCATGGCAACAAGCAACAAGAACACCAATGAAGGTCACCGAGTCTGGTTTCAGACCAACCCTAGGAATCTTCTCAAACAGATCAATGGCTTCTCGGTAGTACCCATGTTCAGCATATCCATTAATCATCGCCGTCCAGGAAATAATATCATCAAGTTCTGTCACATCAAAGATCCTTGCAGCTTCTTTTATACTTCCACATTTCGAATACATATTCACTAGAGCACTTTGTACCATAGATGAAAACTCTAAACCGACAGACACAACATGAGCGTGCAGTTGCTTCCCTTGCTCAAGCATTGCCATACTTCCACAAACACTCAATACACTAGCAAGAGCAAACT encodes the following:
- the LOC126610171 gene encoding lipid phosphate phosphatase epsilon 2, chloroplastic-like translates to MPSSAATNFFHHPNLRIFPRRSYRLKYLKPISSFPRFRAKKLDFSGGFVPKKAVSGRRSRVMASNSMVELIKMLPSRNADGEDSGGEIQPEDYIDGPSELSPLIVDNGLESKLNRLSKWIISALFAVVILWRHDGEALWAAMGSVANSILSVILKRILNQERPIPSLRSEPGMPSSHAQSIFYVVTFTIWSIVEWLGVNVISISVGAFALAFGTYFTWLRVSQKLHTLSQVIVGAAFGTIFSIFWFWSWNAFVQKAFVTTLWVQIVVVLGAAGFCLGFLVHVIRNWFRA